A single genomic interval of Hydrogenispora ethanolica harbors:
- a CDS encoding Lrp/AsnC family transcriptional regulator, protein MDTLDVKILKLLQQNARVTVSEIASQINLSVPAVSDRLKKLEAGGIIDKYVAIVNPARFQKELTAIMFISLERPKFTEQFVEFVQREDEILECHYLAGDYDYALKIITRSAATLERLLNRIKSVPGVQKTRTIVALSTVKNNHSIIPEDYSGE, encoded by the coding sequence ATGGACACGTTAGATGTAAAAATATTGAAGTTACTTCAACAAAATGCCAGGGTGACGGTATCGGAGATCGCCAGTCAGATCAATCTGTCGGTGCCGGCGGTGAGTGATCGGCTGAAGAAGCTGGAAGCCGGCGGGATCATCGATAAGTATGTCGCCATCGTCAATCCGGCCCGTTTCCAGAAGGAACTGACGGCCATCATGTTTATCTCCCTGGAGCGGCCGAAATTCACCGAGCAGTTTGTGGAGTTCGTCCAGCGGGAGGATGAAATCCTGGAATGCCATTACCTGGCCGGCGATTATGATTATGCCCTGAAGATCATTACGCGTAGCGCGGCGACGTTGGAAAGGCTTTTAAACCGGATCAAGAGCGTTCCCGGGGTGCAAAAGACCCGCACCATCGTGGCCTTATCCACGGTCAAGAACAACCATTCGATCATCCCGGAGGACTATTCCGGAGAGTAA
- the dut gene encoding dUTP diphosphatase, which produces MNIEPVGPLAIKLKVLSPLIREGVIPKPAYATDGAAAMDLHACIAEPLLIPAGGRVGVPTGIAFELPGPHVVALVFPRSGLASKHGIALSNAVGVIDSDYRGEVICLVKNESAADFQIQPGDRLAQLGFFPVFRGIWEEVDALAETDRGAGGFGSTGRGISTAEPLK; this is translated from the coding sequence ATGAATATTGAGCCGGTTGGACCGCTGGCGATTAAATTAAAAGTGCTCTCTCCGCTGATCAGGGAGGGCGTGATTCCAAAGCCCGCATATGCCACCGACGGTGCGGCGGCTATGGACTTGCACGCTTGTATCGCGGAACCGTTGCTGATCCCGGCGGGCGGCCGGGTGGGCGTTCCCACCGGGATCGCGTTCGAACTGCCGGGTCCGCACGTGGTGGCTTTGGTCTTCCCGCGCAGCGGCTTGGCATCCAAACATGGCATCGCCTTGTCCAATGCGGTCGGGGTGATCGACAGCGATTATCGCGGCGAAGTGATTTGTCTCGTCAAGAACGAGAGCGCGGCCGATTTTCAGATTCAACCCGGAGACCGACTGGCGCAGCTGGGATTTTTCCCGGTGTTCCGCGGGATTTGGGAAGAGGTGGATGCATTGGCGGAGACGGACCGCGGCGCCGGCGGATTTGGCTCTACCGGAAGAGGCATTTCCACAGCGGAACCGTTGAAATAA
- a CDS encoding M16 family metallopeptidase has product MYQQTTLANGLRIVCETIPHVHSVSLGIWVGTGSRYEEPQYNGISHFIEHMLFKGTGRRTTKQIAEEMDAVGGQLNAFTTKEYTCFYAKLLDKHFRFGIDLLSDMVTNSLFLPEELEKEKQVVIEEIKSYEDSPDELIHDIFAGAVLKGHPLGWTILGTPETIRGIDREVILQYLSHHYTPDNIVFAVAGNVQFDQIVAEVAQRFEGLAGHATKQLPSLPRLEQDVVIRSKETEQVHICLGTRGVERSSPEKFTVFVLDSILGGSVSSRLFQELREERGLVYMAGSNHSAYQDTGLFSIYAGTSMENFEEVISLVKSELRKLRDNPVGAAELARAKEQLKGNLLLSLESTCNRMSRIAKLVLFQEPLTTPEESVARIDQVDAAQVLEAARAIFDENKLVITAVGPFAEDSELLRKGYHEY; this is encoded by the coding sequence ATGTACCAACAAACCACCTTAGCGAATGGCCTGCGGATTGTCTGCGAGACGATTCCGCATGTCCATTCGGTTTCATTGGGTATCTGGGTCGGCACCGGTTCGCGCTATGAAGAACCGCAATACAACGGAATCTCTCATTTCATCGAGCATATGCTGTTCAAAGGAACCGGCCGGCGCACCACCAAGCAGATTGCCGAGGAGATGGACGCCGTCGGCGGTCAACTGAACGCCTTTACGACCAAGGAATACACTTGCTTTTATGCCAAGCTGCTCGATAAGCATTTCCGGTTCGGAATCGACCTTCTCTCGGATATGGTGACTAATTCCCTCTTTCTGCCGGAGGAGCTTGAAAAAGAGAAACAAGTCGTGATCGAAGAGATCAAATCGTATGAAGACTCGCCGGATGAACTGATTCATGATATTTTCGCCGGCGCGGTATTGAAAGGACATCCGCTCGGCTGGACGATTCTCGGAACGCCCGAGACCATCCGGGGCATCGACCGGGAAGTCATCTTGCAATACTTAAGTCACCATTATACCCCGGATAACATCGTTTTTGCAGTAGCGGGTAATGTCCAATTCGACCAGATCGTGGCAGAGGTTGCCCAGCGTTTTGAGGGATTGGCGGGTCATGCCACCAAGCAGCTGCCCTCGCTGCCGCGCCTGGAGCAAGACGTGGTGATCCGGAGCAAAGAAACGGAACAGGTCCACATCTGCCTCGGAACGCGGGGGGTCGAGCGGAGCAGCCCCGAGAAGTTTACCGTCTTCGTATTGGACAGCATTCTCGGCGGCAGCGTCAGTTCGCGGCTCTTTCAAGAACTGCGGGAAGAACGGGGACTGGTTTATATGGCCGGTTCCAATCACTCCGCCTATCAAGATACCGGCTTGTTCTCGATTTACGCCGGAACCAGCATGGAAAATTTTGAGGAAGTGATTTCCCTGGTCAAAAGCGAGCTGCGCAAGCTGCGCGACAATCCCGTCGGAGCGGCGGAGTTGGCCCGGGCCAAGGAACAGCTCAAAGGAAACTTGTTATTGAGTCTGGAGAGCACCTGCAACCGGATGAGCCGTATCGCAAAACTGGTTTTGTTTCAAGAACCTTTGACGACTCCCGAGGAGAGCGTGGCCCGGATCGATCAGGTCGATGCCGCTCAAGTGTTGGAGGCGGCCCGAGCCATTTTTGATGAGAATAAATTAGTCATTACGGCAGTCGGGCCCTTTGCGGAGGACTCGGAGCTGTTGCGGAAAGGGTATCATGAATATTGA
- the lpxB gene encoding lipid-A-disaccharide synthase, translating to MGQPVIFVSTCEFSGDMHGEVLVRELQKLLPEAILYGIGGPRMAAAGVELLFDPTRVSTIGFLEALRNLRRMKKLVREITEEWNKRRPDLMLWLDSGGFNLVLAKAAKERQIPVYCMFSPSAWAYGQDRAVKLAERVKLLLAVAPFEADFYRKFGATVTYVGHPLLDRVRNTRQPQEVREALGVADPQQLVVLMPGSRKQEIAKLLRLMLEAAAEVAGELRVRFALPVAASLDREWLESIVREYPVECSLCEGGAYDLLAAADGAVIASGTATLEAAILGAPMIIVYRISGLSYQIYKAMETAEHKKLGFIGLPNLMMGRSVVPELLQKNLTAANIARELKRMLTDAEYNAQLRRELGEVRERIGPPGVMQRAAQLIAADYRD from the coding sequence ATGGGACAACCGGTTATTTTCGTATCGACCTGTGAGTTTTCCGGGGACATGCACGGCGAGGTCTTGGTGAGGGAATTGCAAAAATTGCTGCCGGAAGCCATACTCTATGGCATCGGCGGACCCCGGATGGCCGCGGCTGGAGTGGAGTTGCTTTTTGACCCGACCCGGGTCAGCACCATCGGCTTTCTGGAAGCATTGCGCAATCTACGCCGGATGAAAAAACTGGTCCGAGAGATTACGGAGGAGTGGAACAAACGCCGCCCCGATTTGATGCTCTGGTTGGATTCGGGCGGATTCAACTTGGTGTTGGCTAAAGCGGCCAAGGAACGGCAGATCCCGGTGTATTGCATGTTTTCGCCCTCGGCCTGGGCTTATGGACAGGATCGCGCCGTCAAGCTGGCGGAGCGGGTTAAACTGCTGCTGGCGGTGGCTCCTTTCGAGGCCGATTTTTACCGCAAGTTCGGCGCGACCGTGACTTATGTCGGCCATCCTTTGCTGGATCGGGTCCGCAACACTCGCCAGCCGCAGGAGGTCCGGGAGGCGCTGGGAGTGGCGGACCCTCAGCAATTGGTGGTGCTGATGCCGGGCAGCCGGAAGCAGGAGATCGCCAAGTTGCTCCGGCTCATGCTGGAGGCGGCGGCGGAAGTCGCGGGGGAGCTTCGGGTGCGTTTCGCCCTGCCGGTGGCGGCCTCGTTGGACCGGGAATGGCTTGAGTCGATCGTCCGCGAGTATCCGGTGGAATGCAGCCTTTGTGAAGGGGGAGCTTACGATCTGCTGGCCGCGGCGGACGGGGCGGTGATCGCCTCCGGCACCGCTACATTGGAAGCAGCCATCCTCGGCGCGCCCATGATCATCGTCTACCGGATCAGTGGTTTGTCGTATCAAATCTATAAGGCGATGGAGACAGCCGAACATAAAAAGCTGGGCTTTATCGGCCTGCCCAATTTGATGATGGGCCGCAGCGTCGTTCCGGAGCTCCTGCAAAAGAACCTGACCGCTGCCAACATCGCCCGCGAGCTGAAGCGGATGCTCACCGACGCCGAGTACAACGCGCAGCTGCGCCGGGAATTGGGGGAAGTCCGGGAACGGATCGGACCTCCCGGAGTGATGCAAAGGGCGGCGCAGCTCATCGCCGCCGATTACCGGGACTGA
- a CDS encoding VOC family protein, with protein MTIQFVNTLIMVKDIEVSKKFYEQTIGIPVVQDYGACVIFEGHLALHGAREFRRLIGAPEGGTDEPQGSLNMDVYFETDDLAGTYERLCQAGVRLIHGIETQAWGQPVFRFYDPDGHVVEIGAPL; from the coding sequence GTGACGATTCAATTTGTTAATACGCTGATTATGGTCAAAGATATTGAGGTTTCCAAAAAATTCTACGAACAGACCATCGGCATTCCGGTGGTTCAAGATTACGGTGCTTGTGTCATCTTCGAGGGCCATCTGGCATTACACGGCGCCCGGGAGTTCCGGAGATTGATCGGCGCGCCGGAGGGCGGGACGGACGAACCGCAAGGCAGTCTGAACATGGATGTTTACTTTGAAACGGATGACTTGGCGGGCACCTACGAACGCTTGTGCCAGGCGGGAGTGCGGCTGATCCACGGCATCGAAACACAAGCCTGGGGGCAGCCGGTCTTTCGCTTCTATGACCCGGACGGACACGTGGTGGAGATCGGCGCGCCTTTATAA
- a CDS encoding aminotransferase class I/II-fold pyridoxal phosphate-dependent enzyme produces MQLNDFKLERYFAKYEFNVEYLLSPSDCESLSLPELLEYADPDGKELWANLKLGYTESKGHPALREEIARLYREISAEDVLVLTPEEGIFIALNTILRPGDSAVVVDPAYQSLQEIPRSLGCKVTPWPIVAGNGQWTLDLNRLEDSIDNRTRLLAINFPHNPTGFLPSRELFAGILDLVRRHDLYLLSDEMYWLSEHHPADRLPAVADAYEKGVSLFGLSKTFGLPGLRIGWLATRGQALMDRFASMKDYTTICGSAPSEVLAIIGLRAKERLIARSREIILRNRDLAEQFFAEHPESFRWFAPQAGSTAFPELTRAVPVEAFCEDVVLTKNLMILPGTVFDAPGNHFRVGLGRQNFPQALARLGEYLRG; encoded by the coding sequence ATGCAACTGAATGATTTTAAACTGGAACGTTATTTCGCCAAGTATGAGTTCAACGTGGAGTATCTCCTGAGCCCCTCGGATTGCGAGAGTCTATCCCTTCCGGAACTGCTGGAATATGCGGATCCCGACGGAAAAGAGCTCTGGGCCAATTTGAAACTGGGGTATACCGAGTCCAAAGGCCACCCGGCGCTGCGGGAAGAGATCGCCCGGCTCTACCGGGAGATTTCGGCCGAGGACGTACTGGTGTTGACGCCGGAGGAAGGCATTTTCATCGCGCTCAACACCATCCTGCGACCGGGCGACAGCGCCGTGGTCGTGGATCCGGCCTACCAGTCGCTGCAGGAGATCCCGCGGAGCCTCGGTTGCAAGGTGACGCCCTGGCCGATCGTGGCCGGGAACGGCCAATGGACGTTGGACCTGAACCGTCTGGAGGATAGCATCGACAATCGGACGAGGCTCCTGGCCATCAATTTCCCCCACAATCCCACCGGGTTTCTGCCCTCGCGGGAGCTCTTCGCCGGAATTCTCGACCTGGTGCGGCGGCATGATCTTTATCTCCTCTCGGACGAGATGTACTGGTTGTCGGAACATCATCCCGCCGACCGGCTGCCGGCGGTCGCGGACGCCTATGAGAAAGGAGTCTCCTTGTTCGGACTCTCCAAGACCTTCGGACTTCCCGGGCTCCGCATCGGCTGGCTGGCCACCCGGGGCCAGGCGCTCATGGACAGGTTCGCGAGCATGAAAGACTATACCACCATCTGCGGCAGCGCTCCCAGCGAGGTGCTGGCCATCATCGGGCTGCGGGCCAAGGAGCGTTTGATCGCCCGGAGTCGGGAGATTATCCTTCGCAACAGGGACCTGGCCGAGCAGTTTTTTGCGGAGCATCCGGAGAGTTTCCGGTGGTTTGCGCCCCAGGCCGGTTCAACCGCTTTTCCCGAGCTGACGCGGGCGGTTCCGGTGGAGGCTTTCTGCGAAGACGTGGTGCTGACCAAGAACCTGATGATCCTCCCGGGCACGGTCTTCGATGCGCCGGGGAATCATTTCCGGGTGGGGCTGGGACGCCAGAATTTTCCCCAGGCGCTGGCGAGGCTGGGAGAGTATCTGCGAGGCTGA
- a CDS encoding L-lactate dehydrogenase, with product MAIKRNKVVVVGAGAVGSAVAFNLVVQGICDDLVLIDINRDKAWAEATDLQHSLAYSNRNMNVRDGDYAACGDADIVVIAAALPFVKGQTRLDLTEKAAGIMRSIIGPVMQSGFQGIFIVITNPVDVMAYYVYKLSGLPARRVIGTGTALDSARLKYYIAAVMKVDPRSVQALCLGEHGDSQVIPWSLVTVGGKNFLDILEDNRDRLQGIAIDQIAHNTSYISYKVMNAKGATTFGIAATTVEIIKAVLNDENKVIPVSTMLQGEYGENGVYVGVPAVLNGDGVKELMECRLSQREMAEFKQSVALIKEYQAKLGEPEDFGNAVHDPSVPTRNAG from the coding sequence ATGGCAATCAAACGCAACAAAGTCGTGGTGGTAGGGGCGGGCGCCGTGGGCTCCGCGGTGGCCTTCAATCTGGTGGTGCAGGGGATTTGCGACGATTTGGTGTTGATCGATATCAACCGGGACAAGGCCTGGGCGGAAGCCACCGATCTCCAGCATTCCCTGGCCTATTCCAACCGCAATATGAATGTGCGGGATGGGGATTACGCCGCTTGCGGGGACGCTGATATTGTGGTGATCGCGGCGGCGCTGCCCTTCGTGAAGGGACAGACCCGGCTCGATCTGACCGAAAAGGCGGCCGGCATCATGCGCAGCATTATCGGTCCGGTGATGCAAAGCGGTTTTCAGGGGATCTTCATTGTGATCACCAATCCGGTGGATGTAATGGCCTATTATGTGTACAAACTCTCCGGCCTGCCGGCCCGCCGCGTGATCGGCACGGGTACGGCGCTGGATTCGGCGCGCTTGAAATATTACATCGCCGCTGTAATGAAGGTGGACCCCCGGAGCGTGCAGGCCTTGTGCCTGGGCGAACATGGCGATTCGCAAGTCATTCCCTGGAGCCTGGTCACAGTCGGCGGCAAGAATTTCCTCGACATTCTCGAGGACAACCGGGACCGGCTGCAAGGCATCGCGATCGACCAGATCGCCCATAACACCTCCTATATCTCGTACAAAGTGATGAACGCCAAAGGCGCGACGACCTTCGGCATCGCCGCGACCACGGTGGAGATCATCAAAGCGGTGCTCAACGACGAAAACAAGGTCATCCCGGTCTCCACCATGCTGCAAGGGGAATACGGCGAAAACGGCGTCTACGTCGGCGTCCCGGCCGTGCTGAACGGCGACGGCGTGAAGGAGCTGATGGAATGCAGGCTTTCGCAACGGGAGATGGCGGAGTTTAAGCAATCGGTGGCGCTTATCAAGGAGTATCAGGCGAAGCTGGGGGAGCCGGAAGACTTCGGGAACGCTGTCCATGACCCATCAGTCCCTACCCGAAACGCCGGATGA
- a CDS encoding OsmC family protein: MPVDAWHPLLKIPNRKGVMSLNNPQYDIQISLIDQKVKMSGISKSNAEQPLTFDFAPPLGTGAGYAGLELLVMSFASCVSTTLLYLLRKKGAQVSDFKAHVQGFRREKPLSLGKIIFEAAIKADHIGADEIRNALEETRTLAPVWVSMSDQVVVETSYKLLD; this comes from the coding sequence TTGCCGGTCGACGCCTGGCATCCATTGCTGAAAATTCCGAATAGAAAAGGAGTCATGAGCTTGAACAACCCACAATATGATATCCAAATCAGTTTAATCGACCAAAAAGTAAAAATGAGCGGAATCTCAAAATCCAATGCCGAACAGCCGTTGACCTTCGACTTCGCGCCCCCTCTGGGAACCGGAGCGGGGTATGCCGGGCTGGAACTGCTGGTGATGAGTTTCGCAAGCTGTGTCAGTACCACCTTATTATATCTGCTCCGAAAAAAGGGAGCGCAAGTCAGCGATTTTAAAGCCCATGTCCAGGGTTTCCGACGTGAGAAACCTTTATCGCTAGGCAAAATTATTTTTGAAGCCGCAATCAAAGCCGATCATATCGGAGCTGATGAGATCCGGAATGCATTGGAGGAGACCCGAACTCTAGCGCCGGTTTGGGTGTCAATGAGCGATCAGGTGGTAGTAGAGACCAGCTATAAACTTTTGGATTAA
- a CDS encoding polysaccharide deacetylase family protein, producing the protein MRVLFFKQKQVQRGLIFLLLMIFTAGVVANWDRFARRIFGVKQGVRLEGRVVQGFLPDEVTSLVKTLAAQVNREPRNASYIPETGEILPAESGKLVDVAQTVHQVCMAPAGSVARLVVNPVPPPITEDLFKPVYQGDKTASRVALAINVAWGEEHLGEMLKILAEEKTKATFFFVGTWVKLFPELVRNIAAAGHEVANHGLFHGHPAQMSREQVKKLISDNALLLWSITGKQPANLFAPPYGEISPEVLAAAGELGNYTILWSVDTVDWKNPDPQEMLRRVLGKIEPGGILLMHPTVATKTVFRELIRSLRQRNLEPGTVSQVMGKS; encoded by the coding sequence ATGCGCGTTCTTTTCTTCAAGCAAAAACAGGTCCAAAGAGGGCTAATCTTTCTATTGCTGATGATCTTCACCGCCGGCGTGGTGGCCAATTGGGATAGGTTTGCCCGGCGGATTTTCGGGGTGAAACAGGGCGTCCGGTTGGAAGGGCGGGTTGTGCAAGGCTTTTTGCCGGACGAAGTCACTTCGCTGGTGAAAACGCTCGCCGCTCAAGTGAACCGGGAGCCGCGCAATGCCAGTTATATTCCGGAAACCGGCGAGATCTTGCCCGCCGAGTCCGGCAAGTTGGTGGATGTCGCCCAAACGGTCCACCAGGTCTGCATGGCGCCCGCCGGCTCCGTGGCCCGCCTGGTGGTGAACCCGGTGCCGCCACCGATCACCGAGGATCTTTTCAAACCGGTTTATCAGGGCGATAAAACTGCTTCCCGGGTGGCCCTGGCGATCAATGTCGCCTGGGGCGAAGAACACCTGGGAGAGATGCTGAAGATCCTCGCGGAGGAAAAGACCAAAGCGACCTTCTTTTTTGTCGGAACGTGGGTGAAGCTATTTCCGGAACTGGTACGGAATATCGCCGCCGCCGGTCACGAGGTGGCCAATCATGGCCTTTTTCACGGCCATCCCGCGCAGATGAGCCGGGAGCAAGTGAAAAAGCTCATTTCCGATAACGCGTTGCTCTTGTGGTCGATCACCGGAAAACAACCGGCCAATCTGTTCGCGCCGCCCTATGGCGAGATCAGCCCGGAGGTATTGGCAGCGGCCGGGGAATTGGGCAATTATACCATCTTGTGGTCGGTGGACACCGTAGACTGGAAAAATCCCGATCCGCAGGAGATGTTGCGCCGGGTATTGGGCAAGATCGAACCCGGCGGTATCCTGCTGATGCATCCCACGGTCGCCACCAAGACGGTATTCCGGGAGCTGATACGCTCCTTGCGCCAACGGAATCTCGAACCCGGTACGGTCTCGCAGGTGATGGGGAAATCGTGA
- a CDS encoding glycosyl hydrolase family 18 protein produces MQGNVITTIIALLFYLTSGLFGVNSGSSSKNSALPPETSIFYPRSGVIASDVATIRSESSSSSSTVGSATKGSRLIILGEKNGLYQVQTHSGITGWVAKWMVTAQAPAAGTVSKGRTIAGYYVENYYNDPVGYSALSANLGTINTVMPFSFNIDQYGTIHSTHNPKPVRLARSAGAVTLAVVNNIKGDNFNSSVASKLLSSPTYRSKAVSGISRMLQQNGFQGVNIDFENVPARSRNDLTAFFRELAAELRPKGLLVTASLPAKTSNDRSSSHGGAYDYQAIAPYLDQAMIMTYDEHYAGGAPGPVASYPWVDKVIRYTLNYFQPSKVVLGLAAYGYNWSMSSGKAQNYKAIQNLIKQYSVAPKWHPTYKVPYFTYKSWGIKHQVWYENASSTAAKMQLVRNYGLKGVAVWRLGYEDPAIWNVIRQSLY; encoded by the coding sequence ATGCAAGGCAATGTGATCACCACCATCATAGCATTACTGTTTTATCTTACTTCGGGCCTCTTCGGGGTGAATTCCGGCAGTTCCAGCAAAAACTCGGCTCTGCCGCCCGAGACGAGCATTTTTTACCCTCGCTCCGGAGTGATCGCAAGCGATGTAGCGACCATTCGCAGCGAAAGCTCCTCCTCCAGCTCTACGGTGGGGAGCGCCACCAAAGGGTCGCGCTTAATCATTCTAGGGGAAAAGAATGGTCTCTATCAGGTGCAGACCCATTCGGGAATCACCGGCTGGGTGGCCAAATGGATGGTCACCGCCCAGGCCCCTGCGGCGGGGACGGTGAGCAAGGGAAGGACCATCGCCGGTTATTATGTCGAGAACTATTATAACGATCCGGTGGGGTACTCAGCGCTCTCCGCCAATCTGGGGACGATTAATACGGTGATGCCTTTCTCCTTTAACATTGACCAATACGGGACGATCCATAGCACCCACAATCCCAAGCCGGTCCGACTGGCCCGTAGTGCCGGCGCGGTGACGTTGGCCGTGGTCAATAACATCAAGGGGGATAATTTCAATTCCAGCGTGGCCAGTAAGTTGTTGAGCAGTCCGACTTACCGCTCCAAGGCAGTCTCGGGAATCAGCCGGATGCTGCAACAGAACGGTTTTCAAGGCGTCAATATCGACTTTGAGAATGTCCCGGCCCGTAGCCGAAACGATTTGACTGCCTTTTTCCGGGAATTGGCCGCCGAGTTGCGGCCCAAGGGGTTATTGGTGACGGCGTCGCTGCCGGCCAAGACCTCCAACGATCGCAGCTCCAGCCATGGCGGCGCCTATGATTATCAGGCCATCGCGCCCTATCTGGATCAGGCAATGATCATGACCTATGACGAACATTATGCCGGTGGCGCTCCCGGTCCGGTGGCTTCTTACCCTTGGGTTGATAAAGTGATCCGGTATACCTTGAATTATTTCCAGCCCAGCAAGGTCGTACTGGGACTCGCCGCTTACGGCTATAACTGGAGCATGAGCTCAGGAAAAGCGCAAAATTACAAGGCGATCCAAAACCTGATCAAACAGTATTCCGTCGCGCCGAAATGGCACCCGACCTATAAAGTGCCCTACTTCACGTATAAAAGCTGGGGAATCAAACATCAGGTCTGGTATGAGAACGCCAGCAGCACCGCTGCCAAAATGCAACTGGTCCGGAACTACGGCCTCAAGGGCGTAGCGGTCTGGCGGTTGGGCTATGAAGATCCCGCCATCTGGAATGTCATCCGGCAAAGTTTATACTGA
- a CDS encoding branched-chain amino acid aminotransferase produces MNITVERLPEQELKPLFADPTQLGFGKVFTDYMFTAYYRKGQGWVEPKISKLKALQIDPAAVALHYSQEIFEGLKAYAGPDGRILLFRPEQNARRMYASAERLCMAPVPEELFLQGITDLVNLEKRWIPKAPGTSLYIRPTLIGTGDALGVHPADEYLFYVILTPVAAYYKEGFKPISLYVEEHYIRAAVGGVGNVKTGGNYAASLLAAAKAQEKGFSQVLWLDAKENRYAEEVGSMNMFFVFGRKLVTPNLGGSILPGITRASVLELARSLGYEAEERPIGIDEVIAGLQDGTLTEAFGSGTAAVISPVGSLFYQDQNHVIHGNQVGPVTQQLYDRLVDIQYGRAEDPFGWVREIGRL; encoded by the coding sequence ATGAATATTACCGTTGAGCGACTGCCGGAGCAGGAGTTGAAACCGCTGTTTGCGGACCCGACCCAGCTGGGATTCGGCAAAGTTTTTACGGACTACATGTTCACTGCGTATTACCGGAAAGGCCAAGGTTGGGTCGAACCCAAGATTTCCAAGCTGAAGGCATTGCAGATCGATCCGGCTGCGGTCGCGCTCCATTATTCCCAGGAGATCTTCGAGGGGCTCAAAGCCTATGCCGGACCGGACGGGCGGATCCTATTGTTCCGGCCGGAACAGAATGCCCGGCGGATGTATGCTTCGGCGGAGCGGTTGTGCATGGCGCCGGTGCCGGAGGAACTGTTTCTCCAGGGCATCACCGATCTGGTCAATCTGGAAAAACGTTGGATTCCCAAGGCGCCGGGAACATCGTTGTACATCCGGCCGACGCTGATCGGAACCGGAGATGCTCTGGGCGTCCATCCGGCCGATGAGTATCTCTTCTACGTGATCCTTACCCCGGTGGCAGCGTATTACAAGGAGGGCTTCAAGCCGATCAGCCTGTATGTGGAGGAACACTATATCCGGGCGGCCGTCGGCGGCGTGGGCAATGTGAAAACCGGCGGAAATTACGCCGCGAGCCTCTTGGCCGCGGCCAAAGCGCAGGAAAAAGGATTCTCCCAGGTATTATGGCTTGACGCCAAGGAGAACCGTTATGCCGAGGAAGTCGGCTCCATGAACATGTTCTTCGTTTTCGGCCGGAAATTGGTCACTCCCAATTTGGGCGGCTCGATCCTCCCCGGCATTACCCGGGCTTCGGTGCTTGAGTTGGCGCGCAGTCTCGGTTATGAGGCGGAGGAGCGGCCGATCGGAATCGATGAAGTGATCGCCGGGCTGCAGGACGGAACGCTCACCGAAGCGTTTGGTTCGGGAACGGCCGCGGTCATCTCGCCGGTGGGCTCGTTGTTCTATCAGGATCAAAACCATGTCATCCATGGCAACCAGGTCGGCCCGGTCACGCAGCAACTGTACGATCGCTTGGTGGATATCCAATATGGCCGGGCCGAGGATCCGTTCGGCTGGGTCCGGGAGATTGGCCGGTTGTGA